The following proteins are encoded in a genomic region of Schistocerca serialis cubense isolate TAMUIC-IGC-003099 chromosome 9, iqSchSeri2.2, whole genome shotgun sequence:
- the LOC126419794 gene encoding uncharacterized protein LOC126419794 isoform X3: MACGRFPTAGLLLWLLVAQVLASAGSDISDSIYLQARGFPPVQCSPWTAGASGGDGPGVDFWMRGVVSRQLYGCRLDADDELRRQTLAASRNGRLTFLPEWSVLLNRGGGRQYPELTTSPTPSFACVTDGVGAPSTLPAALFPLRARRRTVGRVGQWHKCVRVSAGYHASPFTAGAPLVRVAFRGGAPTIVCGMGDASRSAVPAVQLRGLLGAPYSCFFASYLDFPALKGPPVGLVFQRQILNKWTTKESDTDAAAFLPSQCWPAEDSTDRSFDFDVDFDGKHAQRCRFQGDCPLCGQDVSSTQPSTVSFTATEESASPDETTVTVATVARRAHSRPKKVKAPGSKPLLFERRLCTYHSLDENNSTVVHQISCFG; the protein is encoded by the exons ATGGCGTGTGGTCGCTTTCCGACGGCAGGGTTGCTGTTGTGGCTTCTGGTAGCACAAGTGCTGGCGTCTGCAGGCAGCGATATATCCGATTCCATCTACCTGCAGGCTAGAGGCTTCCCGCCCGTGCAGTGCAGCCCGTGGACTGCCGGCGCCTCCGGAGGCGACGGGCCCGGGGTCGACTTCTGGATGCGCGGCGTCGTCTCAAGACAACTTTACGGCTGCCGCCTGGACGCAGACGACGAACTCCGCCGACAGACTTTGGCGGCCAGTCGTAACGGCCGCCTGACATTTCTGCCCGAGTGGAGCGTATTGCTCAACAG GGGAGGTGGAAGGCAGTACCCGGAGTTGACCACCTCTCCGACGCCGTCGTTCGCCTGCGTCACCGACGGAGTGGGAGCCCCCAGCACGCTGCCGGCCGCTCTGTTCCCTCTTCGGGCCCGCCGGCGGACGGTGGGAAGGGTCGGCCAGTGGCACAAGTGCGTCCGCGTGTCCGCAGGCTACCACGCCAGCCCCTTCACCGCCGGCGCCCCTCTGGTCAGGGTCGCTTTCCGAGGAGGCGCGCCCACCATCGTCTGCGGGATGGGCGACGCTAGCCGCAGCGCAGTGCCCGCCGTGCAGTTGCGCGGTCTCCTGGGCGCGCCGTACTCTTGCTTCTTCGCCTCCTACCTGGACTTCCCGGCGCTCAAGGGTCCCCCAGTCGGCCTAGTCTTCCAGAGGCAGATCCTCAACAAGTGGACGACCAAGGAGTCAGACACAGATGCTGCCGCGTTCCTCCCTTCCCAGTGCTGGCCGGCCGAAGACAGCACCGACAGGTCTTTCGACTTCGACGTGGACTTCGACGGTAAACACGCCCAACGGTGCCGTTTTCAAGGAGACTGTCCACTGTGCGGTCAAGATGTGTCATCGACGCAGCCCTCTACAGTTTCCTTTACCGCTACAGAAGAGTCAGCCAGTCCTGACGAGACAACTGTCACAGTAGCCACGGTCGCCAGAAGAGCACATTCTCGTCCaaaaaaagtaaaggcaccaggtTCCAAGCCACTTCTGTTTGAACGCCGTCTCTGCACTTACCACTCCCTTGACGAAAACAATAGCACTGTTGTGCACCAGATATCATGTTTTGGATAG